A window from Alkalicoccobacillus plakortidis encodes these proteins:
- a CDS encoding SCO family protein encodes MYEIGAKEPDSDFDISEAGMKVSGLEFVNQDGETQHTSDLDGDYWIANMIFTNCPEICPIMSPNMQNLQATAIDEGIPLQFVSFSVDPERDSYEVLKKYGTNLGVDYNTWTFATGYEQETIEQFSLDAFKSPVQMSEDGTDFIHTTRFFMVDPEGNVIRKYDGLEVNQEEFVKDIKNVIDSE; translated from the coding sequence ATGTATGAGATTGGTGCTAAGGAGCCGGATTCAGATTTTGATATCAGTGAAGCTGGAATGAAGGTGTCAGGTCTGGAGTTTGTTAATCAGGACGGTGAAACCCAGCATACGAGTGACTTAGATGGCGACTATTGGATAGCGAATATGATCTTCACGAACTGTCCAGAGATCTGTCCCATTATGTCACCAAATATGCAAAACCTCCAGGCTACAGCAATAGATGAAGGCATTCCACTTCAGTTTGTTTCATTTTCCGTAGATCCAGAACGAGATTCATATGAAGTATTAAAAAAGTATGGAACGAATCTTGGTGTTGATTACAATACGTGGACTTTTGCTACAGGATATGAACAAGAGACGATTGAACAGTTTTCGTTAGACGCATTTAAGTCTCCTGTGCAAATGTCTGAAGATGGAACGGACTTTATACACACGACAAGGTTTTTTATGGTTGATCCTGAGGGGAATGTCATTAGAAAGTACGATGGCTTGGAAGTGAATCAAGAGGAGTTTGTTAAGGATATTAAGAATGTCATCGACTCTGAATAA
- the ctaG gene encoding cytochrome c oxidase assembly factor CtaG yields the protein MLFYMAWLIKYEQRTNQTEQPTRIRQKVYFGLGLLALYGGWGSPLYLTGHMIMSIHMLQMVLAYFVAVPLLLLGTPTWALSRAADFLKKRGIQPIFHFFSNPILALLLFNGLFSFYHVPFMFDSLMQSPLLHSFYQYGLLFAAVLMWWHMLAPLPSVYRLSDLRRIGYIFANGILITPACALIIFAPETMYATYTDPLVWANVMSYCLPAGTEVPFTMFNGPATLAFLDARMDQQLAGVLMKIMQEIVYGITIGYVFKQWLRKEKQQEGNMTISDVPST from the coding sequence TTGCTATTTTATATGGCTTGGCTCATTAAATATGAACAGCGTACCAATCAAACAGAACAACCAACACGTATCCGACAAAAGGTCTATTTTGGGTTAGGCTTGCTTGCCCTTTACGGAGGTTGGGGAAGTCCGCTCTATCTGACGGGACATATGATAATGAGTATTCATATGCTGCAGATGGTTTTGGCTTATTTTGTCGCAGTTCCTTTGCTTTTGCTTGGAACTCCAACATGGGCTTTAAGCAGAGCTGCTGATTTCTTAAAGAAACGTGGCATACAACCAATTTTTCATTTTTTTAGTAACCCAATTTTAGCGCTCTTGTTATTTAATGGCCTTTTTTCATTTTATCATGTCCCTTTTATGTTTGACAGTCTTATGCAATCACCACTATTACATAGTTTCTATCAATATGGTTTATTGTTCGCCGCTGTTTTGATGTGGTGGCATATGCTTGCGCCTTTACCAAGTGTTTATCGACTATCTGATTTAAGACGAATTGGGTATATTTTTGCAAACGGTATATTAATTACTCCGGCATGTGCCCTCATTATTTTTGCTCCAGAAACGATGTACGCGACCTATACTGATCCGCTTGTTTGGGCAAATGTGATGTCGTATTGTTTACCAGCTGGCACTGAGGTTCCATTTACAATGTTTAATGGCCCAGCAACACTAGCGTTTCTAGATGCGAGAATGGATCAGCAGCTTGCGGGTGTGTTAATGAAAATTATGCAGGAAATTGTGTACGGCATTACGATTGGTTATGTGTTTAAACAATGGCTACGTAAAGAGAAGCAGCAAGAAGGGAACATGACGATTAGTGATGTACCTTCTACGTAG